The Arvicanthis niloticus isolate mArvNil1 chromosome 2, mArvNil1.pat.X, whole genome shotgun sequence genome includes a window with the following:
- the LOC117702789 gene encoding disks large homolog 5-like: MKRLEKLKSDLERMKNEREELRGILAHYNVKDLNNRFNFETMMLEIQHDQVMSELKNIPQQISEALYKCQELTKNNQLYSIRNCHLLTESLHMKSEVKMLWNENRQLLKEQITLEVCSKETRRLCVEASMKIYDKFSKQSPGKKSTLVHGGE, from the exons atgaagaggttggagaagctcaaaagTGACCTTGAAAGAATGAAGAACGAGAGAGAAGAACTCCGGGGAATCCTGGCACATTATAATGTCAAAGATTTGAACAACag gttcaactttgagaCCATGATGCTGGAGATACAACACGACCAGGTGATGAGCGAGCTCAAAAACATTCCgcagcagatcagtgaggccttgtataagtgccaggagttgactaaaaataatcaactttacag catcaggaactgtcacctcctgaccgagtctcttcatatgaagagtgaagtaaaaatgctctggaatgaaaacaggcagctgcttaaggagcagattacactggaagtgtgttctaaggaaacaaggaggctatgtgtggaggccagcatgaagatctatgacaaattttccaagc agagtcctgg aaaaaaaagcactttagtacatggaggtgagtag